One Thermogemmatispora onikobensis DNA segment encodes these proteins:
- a CDS encoding LacI family DNA-binding transcriptional regulator, whose amino-acid sequence MPSIREVAERAGVSLGTVSNVLNHPELVAEETRQRVQRIIDELGFVRNGSARQLRAGRSLYIGLVVLDVANPFFTEVARGVEDAASEAGYVVILCNSDDSFEREAHYLRVLEEQRAHGVLITPVLDDPTHLYRLRKRGISVVLLDRPSRQPDLCSVAVDDVHGGELAAEHLLAQGHERIAFVNGPQSIRQCADRLEGVQRAVRAAGADPAQVILEVARPFLNAREGERAVEQILSVSEAERPTAIFCANDLLALGVMRGLTRRGFAIPRDFALVGYDDVDFAGMLSTPLTSVRQPKYQLGRSAAELLLDEADHPSTHEHRQLTYQPELIVRESSSYRRPQGSYFTRPPVSPTSP is encoded by the coding sequence ATGCCAAGTATTCGTGAGGTAGCCGAGCGGGCCGGTGTCTCGCTCGGGACCGTCTCTAACGTCTTGAATCATCCCGAGCTGGTAGCAGAAGAGACAAGGCAGCGTGTGCAGCGCATCATTGACGAGCTGGGCTTTGTGCGCAATGGCTCGGCGCGCCAGCTCCGCGCCGGGCGCAGCCTCTATATCGGCCTGGTTGTGCTCGACGTGGCGAATCCCTTCTTTACCGAAGTGGCGCGCGGCGTCGAAGATGCAGCCAGCGAGGCTGGCTACGTCGTCATTCTCTGCAATTCAGACGATTCGTTCGAGCGCGAGGCCCATTATTTGCGTGTGCTGGAAGAGCAGCGCGCGCACGGGGTGCTGATCACCCCTGTGCTCGATGACCCTACCCACCTCTATCGCCTGCGCAAGCGCGGCATCTCTGTGGTCCTGCTGGACCGCCCCAGTCGGCAGCCCGATCTGTGCTCGGTGGCCGTCGACGATGTACATGGGGGCGAGCTGGCGGCAGAGCATCTGCTGGCCCAGGGACACGAGCGTATCGCCTTTGTGAACGGTCCGCAGTCGATTCGCCAATGTGCTGACCGCCTGGAGGGTGTACAGCGGGCGGTGCGTGCGGCGGGTGCTGATCCGGCCCAGGTGATCTTAGAAGTGGCACGGCCCTTCCTGAATGCCCGCGAGGGAGAGCGCGCCGTCGAGCAGATTCTGAGTGTGAGCGAGGCCGAGCGCCCAACAGCGATTTTCTGCGCTAACGATCTGCTGGCCCTGGGAGTCATGCGCGGCCTCACCAGGCGCGGCTTTGCGATCCCGCGCGACTTTGCGCTCGTCGGCTACGACGATGTTGATTTTGCCGGCATGCTCTCGACGCCACTGACCTCGGTGCGCCAGCCCAAGTATCAGCTTGGCCGCAGCGCTGCCGAACTGCTCCTGGATGAGGCCGATCATCCCTCGACCCACGAGCACCGCCAACTTACTTACCAGCCCGAGCTGATCGTGCGCGAATCTAGCAGCTACCGTCGTCCGCAGGGTTCCTATTTCACGCGCCCGCCTGTCTCTCCCACCTCCCCCTGA